From the genome of Thermogutta terrifontis, one region includes:
- a CDS encoding fucose isomerase, giving the protein MAYQLPKLPKPPKAKRKQVYLVASGDLRLSANQVCWPAQKAMEDALAEAVREAGYELVRAHPYKPEEGHGFISSQKEGMEVFANIDPKARLIVAEAVWQYSHHVLAGLLSHEGPILTVANWSGQWPGLVGMLNLNACLTKAGKPYSTLWSEDFSAPEFRKKLATWLEKGEVRHPLKHVTPLKKVKIPGAIKRLGQALADELRWKKAIMGVFDEGCMGMYNAIIPDELLMPLGVFKERLSQSTLYYETTQVSDGEAREVFQWMVDRGMKFVFGTNPETDLTEDQVLTQCKMYIAALRLADDFGCDTIGIQYQQGLKDLLPASDLVEGMLNNADRPPVKSRDGKRILYEGEPLPHFNEVDECAGLDALMTYRIHKAMGQPVETTLHDVRWGDWDRSGTVQDYVWVFLISGSAPPAHFIGGWAGASSERQPPMYFRLGGGTLKGISKPGEIVWSRVYIDDGRLCMDIGRAGVVELPPEETERRWKETTPQWPIMHAVTYGITRDQFMAKHKANHIQVAYAEDADAADEAALAKAAMADALGIRVNMCGTRKNGEPWA; this is encoded by the coding sequence ATGGCCTATCAATTGCCTAAACTGCCCAAGCCCCCGAAGGCAAAACGGAAACAGGTCTATCTCGTTGCCAGTGGGGATCTTCGCCTGTCGGCCAACCAGGTTTGCTGGCCGGCGCAAAAAGCCATGGAAGATGCCCTTGCGGAGGCAGTGCGCGAGGCAGGCTACGAGCTGGTCCGTGCCCATCCCTACAAGCCAGAAGAAGGGCACGGCTTTATCAGCTCGCAGAAAGAGGGCATGGAGGTCTTTGCCAATATTGATCCCAAAGCGCGACTCATCGTCGCCGAGGCCGTGTGGCAGTACTCCCACCACGTTCTGGCGGGGCTGCTCAGCCACGAGGGGCCGATCCTCACTGTCGCCAATTGGTCCGGACAGTGGCCTGGCTTGGTGGGCATGCTCAACCTCAATGCCTGTCTGACCAAGGCCGGCAAGCCTTATTCGACACTGTGGAGTGAGGATTTTTCCGCCCCGGAATTTCGCAAGAAACTGGCCACGTGGTTGGAAAAAGGTGAGGTGCGGCATCCTCTCAAGCATGTCACGCCGCTTAAAAAAGTGAAGATCCCGGGCGCCATCAAGCGACTGGGGCAGGCTCTGGCGGACGAGCTCCGCTGGAAAAAGGCCATCATGGGCGTGTTTGATGAAGGCTGCATGGGGATGTACAACGCCATCATTCCCGACGAGCTTTTGATGCCCCTGGGCGTCTTCAAGGAACGCCTCAGCCAGTCCACCCTCTATTACGAAACAACCCAGGTCAGCGATGGCGAGGCCCGCGAAGTTTTCCAGTGGATGGTGGACCGGGGCATGAAGTTTGTCTTCGGCACCAACCCGGAAACCGACCTCACCGAAGACCAGGTCCTCACCCAGTGCAAGATGTACATTGCCGCATTGCGGCTGGCCGACGACTTCGGCTGCGACACGATTGGTATTCAGTACCAGCAGGGCCTGAAAGACCTTTTACCGGCCAGCGATCTGGTGGAGGGAATGCTCAACAACGCTGATCGTCCTCCCGTCAAAAGCCGCGATGGCAAGCGAATTCTCTATGAAGGAGAGCCGCTCCCGCATTTCAACGAGGTGGACGAATGCGCGGGCCTGGACGCCCTCATGACCTACCGCATCCACAAGGCGATGGGACAGCCGGTGGAAACGACACTCCACGATGTCCGCTGGGGCGATTGGGATCGCTCCGGAACCGTGCAGGATTATGTGTGGGTGTTCCTCATCAGTGGTTCGGCACCGCCTGCCCACTTTATCGGAGGTTGGGCTGGGGCCTCCAGCGAACGCCAGCCCCCCATGTATTTCCGCCTCGGTGGGGGCACACTCAAAGGGATCTCCAAGCCGGGCGAAATTGTGTGGTCCCGGGTGTACATCGACGATGGTCGCCTCTGCATGGACATCGGTCGGGCGGGGGTGGTCGAACTGCCCCCCGAGGAAACAGAGCGCCGCTGGAAAGAAACCACACCTCAATGGCCGATCATGCACGCCGTCACATACGGCATCACCCGGGATCAATTCATGGCCAAGCACAAGGCCAATCACATACAGGTCGCGTATGCGGAAGACGCGGATGCGGCGGATGAAGCAGCGCTGGCCAAAGCTGCCATGGCGGACGCCCTGGGCATCCGCGTCAACATGTGTGGAACTCGCAAAAATGGCGAGCCGTGGGCGTGA
- a CDS encoding xylulokinase, translated as MSEGLQCVKKSAVITGWDFSTGGVKCLAFDTEGHVLAEVRLPTDIWFGDSPATGIRELNVMQLEGQAYASVRAIAAELTRLGRIKDWVAGGISATHHTSARIDALGNQVRRAICWNDATLAEYHAKGLARLGGQERVQELIGGPWAIRYGLSHLVKDEVHLSPADWRRTRRIAAHGVLAAGYLTGNFDVCSVSVGASSGIMDLRTNKWRREMLEALENEEYRRLAWKQLPKIIDHYTPVGALSEAVALQAGLPPRVRPLIFPTSDDQQAGLVGGGAVDAGQVAVILGNSAVVNSSSKDRPQRGQLDVMRLNWGPYLWMRCYNNGAQFLDQVVGPKPDWAALEQAARNVPPGCDGILVLPFVNPEPSLGISQKDAQLRWIPRMPEEMGRRFRAALEAIAYLIALAVAEHEDAGQNITRITVSGGIARSNLMCEILATVLNRPLLRLESEEGPALGAAVTALAAMESYLRKQKGIRKKFTVADAVSVMVRFRGTVEPNPAWSENYRQGLARFREELARLRE; from the coding sequence ATGTCGGAAGGGCTCCAGTGTGTTAAGAAAAGCGCCGTTATCACGGGATGGGATTTCAGCACCGGGGGTGTGAAATGCCTCGCCTTCGACACTGAAGGACACGTGCTGGCGGAGGTCCGTCTGCCCACCGATATCTGGTTCGGCGACAGTCCCGCCACGGGAATTCGGGAGCTCAACGTGATGCAACTGGAGGGCCAGGCGTATGCCTCCGTGCGGGCCATTGCCGCCGAATTGACCCGACTGGGCCGAATAAAGGATTGGGTGGCGGGAGGAATTTCGGCGACGCACCACACCTCCGCCCGCATTGACGCCCTCGGCAATCAGGTCCGCCGCGCTATCTGCTGGAATGACGCCACCCTGGCGGAGTATCACGCCAAGGGACTGGCGCGACTCGGCGGCCAGGAACGCGTGCAGGAACTGATCGGCGGTCCCTGGGCCATTCGCTACGGCCTGAGTCACCTGGTCAAAGACGAGGTGCACCTCAGTCCCGCGGACTGGCGTCGAACGCGGCGGATCGCCGCCCACGGCGTCCTCGCTGCCGGGTATCTGACCGGCAATTTCGACGTGTGCAGTGTTTCGGTAGGAGCCTCTTCCGGCATCATGGACCTCCGCACAAACAAATGGCGGCGGGAAATGCTGGAGGCCCTCGAAAACGAGGAATATCGCCGCCTGGCGTGGAAACAGCTCCCCAAGATCATCGATCATTACACGCCGGTGGGAGCACTCTCGGAAGCAGTCGCGCTTCAGGCGGGCCTGCCGCCACGAGTGAGACCCCTGATTTTCCCGACCTCCGACGACCAGCAGGCCGGCCTGGTGGGGGGTGGCGCCGTCGACGCTGGGCAGGTCGCGGTCATTTTGGGGAACTCCGCTGTGGTCAACAGTTCCTCCAAGGATCGACCGCAGCGCGGCCAGCTCGATGTCATGCGGCTCAACTGGGGTCCCTACCTGTGGATGCGCTGCTACAACAATGGAGCACAATTCCTGGACCAGGTTGTGGGGCCCAAACCCGATTGGGCAGCCCTGGAACAGGCGGCGCGGAACGTTCCGCCGGGTTGCGACGGCATCCTCGTCCTCCCCTTCGTGAATCCCGAACCATCCCTCGGTATCTCCCAGAAAGATGCCCAGCTCCGCTGGATCCCGCGCATGCCCGAGGAAATGGGCCGTCGCTTCCGAGCAGCCCTCGAAGCGATCGCGTATCTCATCGCGCTGGCCGTTGCCGAGCACGAGGACGCCGGGCAGAACATCACCCGCATCACCGTCTCCGGTGGAATCGCCCGCAGTAATCTAATGTGCGAAATCCTGGCGACGGTGCTCAATCGGCCGCTCCTTCGGCTGGAATCCGAGGAGGGACCTGCGCTGGGGGCGGCTGTGACGGCCCTCGCGGCGATGGAGTCATACCTGCGAAAGCAAAAGGGGATTCGCAAAAAATTTACCGTGGCCGACGCCGTCTCCGTGATGGTACGATTCCGCGGCACCGTGGAGCCCAATCCCGCTTGGTCAGAGAATTACCGCCAGGGGCTCGCCCGATTCCGGGAGGAACTCGCCCGATTGCGGGAATAA
- a CDS encoding ABC transporter permease translates to MRLAIADALCYPQRILGAVLALLAASCLVVWVVSAYDKLVSEFEGTAREALGHYDLFVVPDSLDEKAVISDRLIEALRKDPRIADVHCSLRKAVTIGRSFGQGEGPRGGSPDDLRRSGRRQPVVRGGENQRSPGDSQPTRPLFLLPTVVGIDSPVAPYPVVAGQWLDVKKHPVVQAVISEQLAESFRWDVGQTIRLNSGGKDLSVQIVGIVQQPESVPTLEKEGPTGRPVGSTIGPFLGMPPGAIYVPLDVAQEFLGMPGAINLLGLKLTSATRLDQFLAEWTSRVSPFVDGGSYLLMGERQLEKAFTTARASRSIRSQAWTACGLAIMAAVFLIFATLNMGVDERSRQIGLCRVVGLTQAQVAGTILTQALLLAIAGWVGGLGAAGIVFQLGRGFGLNLTWSGTIGPYSLGLSAAVTFLGAGVAAVWPMLRASRVSPLEALQARHTQLLRDARPSTLGWLAFLGSLLIVIHPLVVYILPLDEVIRVSIATTVGAPLMVLGFVCWTPALVVIAEKAFSIPLGMVLGIPRQLCKMELTRNLPRSVGICMAVSVGLGVFTAMMVWGYSMLEPFKPTTWAPDLLAAFQLGHVPESELESISTIPGISKLLPVAVEQPRLAEDLTGASRGASVVRQDNVIIMGVNPDLAFGGKNPVFTVDFVEGSRDAAVQQLKSNRGCIVPDHFLKATGLRLGDTFSVCLPDQPEQTVEYRIAGVVSLPGWHWMTKFSGLRRRFGRSAALVFADENVVRKDFKLVGINFLWIDLEDDANLDLVCRKLQEVADRHLGPGQPVNFQGTWAFGARMFGRSLRVTLRDEIRQQINRRADTMIWGMAQLPFVTLLITLPGLMTVVNASVRTRQWEFGVMRAIGFPSTLIARQVLVEGFLIAAVASMISLLFGIAAGWCGIGLAQYTSFFGGMETPLIIPWQKLMLGIGATFLVCGVAAVPAALAVFRREPLQLLTAGRGEPFAL, encoded by the coding sequence GTGAGACTTGCGATTGCAGATGCCCTCTGTTACCCGCAAAGGATCCTGGGAGCGGTTCTGGCTCTGCTCGCGGCTTCCTGTTTGGTGGTGTGGGTCGTCTCGGCTTACGACAAGCTTGTCTCGGAATTTGAAGGAACGGCCAGGGAGGCACTCGGACATTACGATCTGTTCGTTGTACCGGATTCGCTTGACGAGAAGGCGGTCATTTCCGACCGGCTCATCGAAGCGTTGCGAAAAGATCCGCGGATTGCTGACGTGCATTGTTCGTTGCGTAAAGCTGTCACGATAGGAAGATCTTTCGGTCAAGGTGAGGGGCCGCGCGGGGGATCTCCAGACGACCTCCGTAGGTCAGGACGTAGGCAACCCGTTGTTCGGGGCGGAGAGAATCAACGATCCCCCGGCGACTCTCAACCGACACGGCCGTTGTTTCTGCTCCCGACTGTGGTGGGAATTGACTCGCCAGTCGCGCCGTATCCCGTGGTTGCCGGCCAATGGTTGGACGTTAAGAAACACCCTGTCGTTCAGGCTGTGATTTCGGAACAATTGGCCGAGAGTTTCCGATGGGATGTTGGCCAGACGATCAGGCTCAATTCTGGTGGCAAAGACCTTTCCGTTCAGATCGTGGGGATCGTCCAACAGCCGGAAAGTGTTCCCACTTTGGAGAAAGAAGGACCTACGGGTCGGCCTGTCGGATCCACGATCGGGCCATTCCTTGGCATGCCACCAGGTGCCATTTATGTGCCGCTGGATGTGGCCCAGGAGTTTCTTGGTATGCCCGGCGCCATAAATCTCCTTGGCCTCAAATTGACTTCGGCAACTCGACTGGACCAATTCCTCGCGGAGTGGACGTCACGAGTGTCGCCGTTTGTTGATGGGGGGAGCTACCTCCTCATGGGTGAGCGGCAATTGGAAAAGGCATTCACGACGGCGCGAGCGAGTCGTTCTATTCGTTCACAGGCGTGGACAGCGTGCGGGCTGGCGATCATGGCTGCGGTGTTTCTTATCTTCGCAACCCTCAACATGGGTGTGGACGAGCGATCGCGCCAGATCGGCCTTTGTCGTGTTGTGGGCCTGACGCAAGCTCAAGTGGCGGGAACGATCCTGACGCAGGCCTTGCTGCTGGCCATCGCCGGTTGGGTGGGTGGTCTTGGGGCAGCCGGAATCGTGTTCCAGTTAGGACGCGGATTTGGCCTGAACCTCACGTGGAGCGGGACAATCGGTCCATATAGCCTGGGGCTGTCAGCGGCGGTGACCTTCCTAGGGGCCGGGGTGGCTGCCGTGTGGCCAATGCTTCGCGCCAGCCGGGTTTCGCCCTTGGAGGCCCTGCAAGCAAGGCACACCCAGTTGCTTCGTGACGCGAGACCCTCGACCCTGGGTTGGCTGGCTTTTCTAGGGAGTCTTCTGATTGTGATTCATCCACTTGTTGTGTACATCCTACCACTCGACGAAGTTATTCGAGTGTCGATCGCGACCACTGTGGGAGCACCGTTGATGGTTCTGGGCTTTGTTTGTTGGACTCCAGCCCTCGTCGTCATTGCGGAAAAGGCGTTTTCAATCCCCTTGGGAATGGTGCTTGGGATTCCCCGGCAGCTCTGCAAGATGGAATTGACGCGAAACTTGCCCCGCAGCGTGGGGATCTGCATGGCGGTGTCCGTAGGTTTGGGCGTGTTTACTGCGATGATGGTTTGGGGCTACTCCATGCTGGAGCCGTTCAAACCCACGACCTGGGCGCCGGATCTTCTCGCGGCATTTCAACTTGGTCATGTGCCTGAGAGTGAATTGGAATCAATCAGCACCATTCCAGGCATTTCCAAATTGCTCCCTGTCGCGGTGGAGCAGCCCAGATTGGCTGAGGACCTGACTGGCGCCTCCCGGGGGGCATCTGTCGTCCGGCAGGACAATGTCATCATAATGGGGGTCAATCCCGATTTGGCATTCGGCGGTAAAAACCCTGTGTTCACAGTTGATTTTGTTGAAGGATCTCGAGACGCCGCTGTTCAACAGCTCAAATCGAACAGGGGATGCATCGTGCCTGATCATTTCTTGAAAGCCACGGGATTGAGACTTGGCGACACGTTTTCTGTGTGCTTACCCGATCAACCAGAGCAAACGGTCGAATACAGAATTGCTGGTGTCGTTTCCCTGCCTGGTTGGCATTGGATGACAAAATTCTCTGGCCTTCGCCGACGGTTTGGACGTTCGGCGGCCCTGGTCTTTGCTGATGAGAACGTCGTTAGAAAGGATTTCAAGCTAGTAGGTATCAACTTTCTGTGGATCGACCTGGAAGACGATGCCAACCTTGATCTGGTCTGTCGGAAACTCCAGGAAGTGGCAGACCGACACCTTGGACCCGGCCAGCCGGTGAATTTTCAGGGAACGTGGGCTTTTGGCGCACGAATGTTTGGACGCTCCCTCCGCGTGACGCTTCGGGACGAGATCCGACAACAGATCAACCGACGAGCCGACACAATGATCTGGGGTATGGCACAATTGCCGTTTGTGACCTTGTTGATCACGTTGCCAGGTCTTATGACTGTCGTCAATGCATCGGTGCGAACCAGACAATGGGAGTTCGGCGTCATGAGAGCTATTGGTTTTCCTTCAACCCTCATTGCGCGGCAGGTGCTTGTCGAAGGATTCCTCATTGCTGCGGTGGCCTCCATGATTAGTCTTCTTTTCGGCATCGCCGCCGGATGGTGCGGAATTGGTCTGGCACAATACACGAGCTTTTTCGGTGGCATGGAGACCCCACTGATCATTCCATGGCAGAAACTAATGCTCGGGATTGGCGCGACATTCCTGGTTTGTGGTGTCGCTGCCGTTCCAGCGGCACTGGCTGTCTTCCGACGCGAGCCCCTCCAACTCCTCACAGCCGGTCGGGGAGAGCCGTTTGCGTTGTAA
- a CDS encoding ABC transporter ATP-binding protein — MNERSRGHGDIECPLVVENVSKSFRYAGNVIQVLKGVSFSLARGEFVAIMGPSGSGKSTLLHVIAGLTAPDSGRILVDGCETSKLSDYQMTIFRRQRIGVIFQHFNLIPTLTLEENVLLPLLAERTHADKIDNARRIIRDLGLWERRRHRPDALSGGEQQRTAIARTLALDSALILADEPTGNLDSIAGQELCRLLRGLAEQQSRTILIVTHEPSVAIWTDRILILKDGQIVTEFPTGNCDSVRTLAARYEESLQLEEPEGVR, encoded by the coding sequence ATGAACGAGCGCAGTCGTGGTCACGGGGACATTGAGTGCCCCCTGGTTGTCGAAAATGTGTCCAAGAGTTTCAGGTATGCCGGGAATGTGATTCAGGTCCTCAAAGGGGTGTCGTTTTCCCTTGCTCGGGGAGAATTCGTTGCCATTATGGGGCCAAGCGGTTCAGGAAAAAGTACCCTTCTCCATGTGATCGCCGGTCTCACGGCGCCAGATTCAGGGCGGATCCTCGTGGATGGTTGCGAGACGAGCAAACTCTCGGATTATCAGATGACGATATTCCGGCGGCAAAGAATCGGTGTGATCTTCCAGCATTTCAACTTGATTCCCACGTTGACGCTGGAAGAGAATGTTCTCCTGCCTCTGCTGGCCGAGCGAACTCACGCGGACAAAATAGACAATGCTCGCCGAATCATTCGCGACCTGGGGCTTTGGGAACGACGTCGGCATCGCCCCGACGCACTCAGTGGCGGAGAGCAACAGCGAACCGCCATTGCACGGACCCTCGCGCTTGATTCGGCTCTCATCCTGGCAGACGAGCCTACAGGAAACCTGGACTCGATCGCTGGTCAGGAGTTGTGCCGGTTACTCCGAGGGCTTGCCGAACAACAATCGCGCACAATCCTCATCGTTACGCATGAGCCATCCGTGGCAATATGGACGGATCGAATCCTGATTCTGAAGGACGGTCAAATCGTTACAGAGTTTCCCACCGGGAATTGTGATTCGGTCCGCACACTGGCGGCGCGGTACGAGGAGAGTCTTCAACTCGAGGAACCGGAAGGGGTGAGGTGA
- a CDS encoding DUF1559 domain-containing protein gives MNERRKSKESSVKPLLSRVGFTLVELLVVIAIIGLLIALLLPAVQAAREAARRAQCCNNLRQLGLAMHNYHDIHRMLPNAGFAGPTYPNDYSPLAKLLPFVEQQNLHNLIDFRITLGHVGRDDLPEALWEAARTPVSIFLCPSDGEKPLHDLTLPSGRVIPVAGANYAMNQGSGRDGMFNPGFGATDGLCWVGAEIRLDDVLDGTSNTLALTESLRGPGTSLPSTDRPNHQIFRARAPTTLIDAIEQSGDLSVLYSQLSGWDGTRLMYWLRGCSPTGPVMNGRLLPNSRIPDLVSGSAKVTAARSWHPGGVNACLCDGSVRFVSQTIASTAWYALWTRAGGEVESVP, from the coding sequence ATGAATGAGAGAAGAAAGTCGAAGGAATCGTCGGTCAAACCACTCCTAAGTCGAGTTGGGTTTACGCTGGTTGAATTGCTCGTCGTCATCGCAATTATCGGGCTTCTGATCGCGCTCCTTCTCCCGGCGGTTCAGGCTGCAAGGGAGGCAGCACGCCGTGCCCAGTGCTGCAACAATCTTCGTCAGTTAGGGTTGGCGATGCACAATTATCATGACATCCATCGTATGCTACCAAACGCCGGTTTTGCCGGTCCCACATACCCCAATGATTATTCCCCGCTGGCAAAGCTCCTTCCATTCGTCGAGCAGCAGAATCTCCATAACCTGATCGACTTTCGCATCACATTGGGGCACGTGGGACGAGATGATCTTCCGGAAGCCCTTTGGGAGGCTGCCCGAACTCCTGTCTCCATCTTCCTGTGTCCCAGTGATGGCGAGAAACCCCTTCACGATTTGACATTACCCAGTGGTCGTGTCATCCCTGTGGCAGGGGCAAACTATGCCATGAATCAGGGGAGCGGTCGCGACGGGATGTTCAATCCCGGATTTGGTGCGACGGATGGGCTTTGCTGGGTCGGTGCTGAGATACGACTTGACGATGTTCTCGACGGAACGAGCAACACGCTGGCCTTGACCGAATCGCTTCGTGGACCGGGAACATCCCTGCCGTCCACAGATCGGCCAAATCATCAGATCTTTCGAGCCAGAGCACCCACGACGTTAATCGATGCGATCGAGCAATCAGGCGACCTCTCCGTACTCTACTCCCAGCTCAGTGGCTGGGATGGGACGCGCCTCATGTACTGGTTGCGGGGATGTTCTCCCACTGGCCCTGTCATGAATGGTCGCCTTCTCCCGAATTCTCGGATACCCGATCTGGTGAGCGGATCAGCCAAGGTGACCGCGGCGCGAAGCTGGCATCCTGGTGGGGTCAATGCCTGCTTATGCGATGGAAGTGTCCGATTCGTCAGTCAGACGATTGCATCAACCGCCTGGTATGCTCTCTGGACTCGGGCCGGTGGAGAAGTCGAGAGCGTCCCATGA
- a CDS encoding prepilin peptidase produces the protein MWPAFPFPVQMIVLAVVGAFLGSLATWAADRLAWQSRAVSLWSRVGRLGPRHLAAYVPILGWFFQKSPSEGQGRWSWLPPFCVECLSAAGLPWLYWWEVCEAAIVPAGVLPPPFPVLLVVFIKHTILFLFMLVASLIDWDEKVIPDAVTIPGTLLGLILAAVVPASHLPVPQERARPPLISASRAVPGAVPATYLKLTSPSPWPESLNGQPHGHALSLGLFCWWLWCFALMPRRWYRHRRFWKAVQLMCARLYRSQVTGGLLVMGFIGTAVILFVWILGGDPWRSLLSALVGMAATAGLTWIVRIVGTLVLDREALGFGDVTLMAMIGSYLGWQPGLILFFLAPFAGLVVAIYIIVRHQEVEIPYGPFLCLGALATIVFWRDVWGFASLIFELGGILPLLLVALIVLLAFLLLVIRLIREGLRI, from the coding sequence ATGTGGCCGGCCTTTCCATTCCCCGTCCAAATGATCGTGCTGGCGGTGGTCGGCGCGTTTCTTGGATCGCTCGCCACCTGGGCGGCGGACCGGCTGGCCTGGCAGTCCCGCGCGGTTTCCCTGTGGAGCCGAGTAGGTCGGCTCGGACCACGCCACCTGGCCGCGTATGTGCCGATTTTGGGCTGGTTCTTTCAAAAGAGTCCTTCAGAGGGCCAGGGACGCTGGTCCTGGCTGCCACCGTTTTGTGTGGAGTGTCTCAGTGCGGCGGGGCTTCCCTGGCTCTACTGGTGGGAAGTTTGCGAAGCGGCGATTGTTCCAGCGGGCGTCCTACCGCCGCCTTTTCCCGTTCTGCTGGTGGTGTTCATCAAGCACACCATTCTCTTCCTCTTCATGTTGGTGGCCTCACTTATCGACTGGGATGAGAAGGTGATCCCCGATGCGGTGACCATTCCGGGAACGCTCCTGGGGCTGATCTTGGCGGCGGTTGTGCCTGCCAGCCACCTGCCGGTGCCGCAGGAGCGGGCACGTCCACCCCTGATTTCGGCGAGCCGGGCGGTTCCAGGAGCGGTGCCGGCCACCTATCTGAAACTCACGTCGCCTTCCCCCTGGCCGGAATCTCTCAATGGCCAGCCCCACGGCCATGCCCTGAGTTTGGGGCTGTTTTGCTGGTGGTTGTGGTGCTTTGCGCTGATGCCCCGGCGGTGGTACCGCCATCGGCGATTCTGGAAGGCCGTGCAGTTGATGTGTGCGCGGCTCTATCGATCCCAGGTGACCGGGGGGCTTCTGGTCATGGGATTTATCGGCACCGCGGTGATCCTGTTCGTGTGGATTCTCGGTGGGGATCCGTGGCGTTCGTTGCTCTCAGCCCTGGTGGGGATGGCCGCCACGGCGGGACTGACATGGATTGTGCGGATCGTGGGGACGCTGGTCCTCGATCGGGAAGCGCTCGGCTTTGGCGATGTGACTTTGATGGCGATGATTGGCTCCTATTTGGGCTGGCAACCGGGGCTGATTCTCTTCTTTCTCGCCCCCTTTGCGGGACTTGTGGTGGCGATCTACATCATCGTGCGTCATCAGGAGGTGGAAATACCCTATGGGCCATTTCTTTGCCTGGGGGCCCTGGCGACAATTGTGTTCTGGCGAGACGTGTGGGGGTTTGCGTCGCTGATCTTTGAACTGGGCGGAATCCTGCCGCTACTTCTGGTCGCACTGATTGTGCTCCTCGCGTTTCTCCTGTTGGTGATCCGCCTCATCCGCGAGGGATTGAGGATTTAG
- a CDS encoding shikimate kinase, which translates to MNIILIGYRATGKTTVARLLSEQLGWPWVDLDVEIERLAGKSIAQIFAEDGEPVFRDLESRVVADFCARQGWVIAAGGGAPLRAENRQAMRQGGKVFWLTATPETIYRRMTTDPTTGARRPNLTARGGLEEIVELLTKREPVYRETADWVIDTENKSPSQVADEILAHWSRIRDDKGMHL; encoded by the coding sequence ATGAACATCATACTGATCGGTTACCGAGCCACGGGGAAAACCACCGTCGCCCGACTTCTCTCCGAGCAACTCGGCTGGCCCTGGGTGGATTTGGACGTGGAGATTGAGCGGCTGGCGGGCAAATCCATCGCTCAGATTTTTGCAGAGGACGGAGAACCGGTCTTCCGGGATTTGGAATCTCGGGTGGTGGCTGACTTCTGTGCCCGGCAGGGCTGGGTCATTGCGGCAGGTGGGGGGGCACCGCTGCGGGCGGAAAATCGCCAGGCCATGCGCCAGGGTGGGAAGGTATTCTGGCTCACCGCCACGCCGGAAACCATTTATCGACGCATGACGACCGACCCCACGACGGGAGCGCGACGCCCAAATCTCACGGCACGCGGCGGGCTTGAGGAGATCGTCGAACTCCTTACCAAGCGTGAACCGGTCTATCGAGAAACCGCCGATTGGGTGATCGATACCGAGAATAAATCTCCATCCCAGGTAGCGGACGAAATTCTCGCCCACTGGTCCAGGATCAGGGACGATAAAGGAATGCATTTGTGA
- a CDS encoding DUF4405 domain-containing protein, with protein MRQTLGMQTWSGALTIGSFIVISLTGILMFFHINIGLVKLAHEWLSWVFVVAAICHAIVHWKLLLGYFRNRAALALMVPILVLGGLSLIPAGGNGPTHPLVQVMARLERAPLESVAKLGESDPSAVIQTLKASGIAVETAGQTIAEIANKNGKRPMDVLLILFSDRSLTQHKSRRG; from the coding sequence ATGCGTCAGACTTTGGGAATGCAAACATGGTCCGGGGCACTTACCATTGGTTCGTTCATCGTCATCTCCTTGACGGGCATCCTCATGTTTTTCCACATCAATATTGGATTGGTCAAGCTTGCTCACGAATGGCTGAGTTGGGTCTTCGTCGTCGCGGCCATTTGCCATGCGATCGTTCACTGGAAGCTCCTTCTGGGGTATTTTCGTAACCGGGCAGCCCTGGCCTTGATGGTGCCCATCCTCGTCCTCGGCGGCCTATCGCTGATCCCCGCTGGCGGGAATGGGCCGACACATCCCCTGGTCCAGGTCATGGCACGGCTGGAGCGTGCCCCCCTTGAATCCGTCGCAAAACTCGGCGAAAGCGATCCTTCCGCTGTGATTCAGACCTTGAAGGCATCGGGAATCGCAGTGGAGACCGCTGGCCAGACAATCGCGGAAATCGCCAACAAGAACGGCAAACGGCCTATGGATGTTTTGCTCATTCTCTTTTCGGACAGAAGCTTAACACAGCACAAATCCAGGAGGGGTTAA